In a genomic window of Brassica rapa cultivar Chiifu-401-42 chromosome A10, CAAS_Brap_v3.01, whole genome shotgun sequence:
- the LOC103846986 gene encoding uncharacterized protein At5g39865, with protein sequence MKGMKERLAKKIKLITIVSSLKQGLAHHKSKIDRTIHHIRDEIVAESGQRKGCVTPTLPELEYVDVSEQEHDVEEEEREILSEFEENCPPGGEDSVVFYATGLRGVRKTFEACRRVRFLLENHMVRYKERDVSVDSEYRDEMWRLLGRKVTSPRLFIRGRYIGGADEVVALNENGKLKKLLQGISRVHSPCECCLNERFLICSSCNGSSRLIAEDEETSNGTMWTRCRECNEKGLVRCPLCT encoded by the coding sequence aTGAAGGGAATGAAGGAGAGATTGGCGAAGAAGATCAAACTCATCACCATTGTTTCTAGTTTGAAGCAAGGCCTAGCTCATCACAAGAGTAAGATTGACCGGACAATCCATCATATCAGAGACGAGATAGTTGCTGAATCTGGTCAACGCAAAGGTTGTGTTACACCAACGCTACCAGAGCTTGAGTATGTGGATGTGTCAGAACAAGAACACgatgttgaagaagaagaaagagagatacTTTCGGAATTTGAAGAGAATTGTCCACCAGGAGGTGAAGATTCTGTTGTGTTCTACGCCACGGGACTGCGAGGAGTTAGAAAAACTTTTGAAGCGTGTAGAAGAGTAAGGTTCTTGTTGGAGAATCACATGGTGAGGTATAAAGAGAGAGATGTCTCGGTGGATTCGGAGTATAGAGACGAGATGTGGAGGTTGCTTGGTAGGAAAGTCACCTCTCCGAGGCTGTTTATTAGAGGTAGGTACATTGGAGGAGCTGATGAAGTTGTGGCGTTGAACGAGAACGGGAAGCTCAAGAAGCTTCTACAAGGGATTTCACGTGTTCATTCGCCTTGTGAGTGTTGTCTGAACGAAAGGTTTTTGATATGTTCTAGTTGCAACGGAAGCTCAAGATTGATTGCAGAGGATGAAGAGACGAGTAATGGTACTATGTGGACGAGATGTAGAGAATGTAATGAGAAAGGGCTTGTTAGATGTCCTCTTTGTACTTGA
- the LOC103846989 gene encoding putative phosphatidylglycerol/phosphatidylinositol transfer protein DDB_G0282179, whose protein sequence is MSRIAILPLLLVFSTIARATDVQYCEENAEYEVKVKEVNISPNPIARGEPATFTISATTGRGITGGKLVIEVTYFGWHIHSETHDLCSETTCPVETGDFLVAHSQVLPGYTPPGSYSLQMKMLDSQKKELTCIKFSIDIGSVPSVADM, encoded by the exons ATGTCGAGAATCGCaattcttcctcttctcctcgTCTTCTCAACGATTGCACGAGCCACAGATGTCCAATACTGTG AGGAGAACGCAGAGTATGAAGTGAAAGTGAAAGAGGTTAATATATCGCCCAACCCTATAGCTCGAGGCGAGCCAGCTACTTTTACCATCTCTGCCACCACAG ggCGTGGGATTACGGGTGGGAAGCTGGTGATTGAAGTTACATACTTTGGATGGCACATTCACTCCGAGACTCATGACCTTTGCTCTGAGACAACTTGTCCTGTAGAAACCGGAGATTTCTTGGTTGCACATTCTCAAGTTCTTCCTGGTTACACTCCTCCT GGTTCATACTCGCTGCAAATGAAGATGCTGGACTCGCAAAAGAAGGAGCTAACGTGCATTAAATTCTCCATAGACATTGGATCCGTACCATCTGTGGCCGACATGTAG
- the LOC103847567 gene encoding agamous-like MADS-box protein AGL80, with the protein MTRPKLKIAWIEDRKKRNIACQKRMKGLMKMAEELTILSDTKACLTFFNRDDGKLVAWPSQEEAESLIDRFYALPEIQRNMYADDQESYIKTITKKIEKKLEHSQKVVEELEMDHLMFQIQNGRMLADLSQTEVEKLMSYASKKITVLTRELGAEHPYTSVDEPFLGDEIPKATDVAPEGDDEEYMKANEGESSKSGGADNA; encoded by the coding sequence ATGACAAGACCAAAACTGAAGATTGCTTGGATCGAGGAtcgaaagaaaagaaacattgCTTGCCAGAAGAGGATGAAAGGATTGATGAAAATGGCTGAAGAACTAACCATCTTGTCTGATACGAAGGCTTGCTTGACCTTTTTCAACCGTGATGATGGTAAGCTGGTGGCGTGGCCATCTCAGGAGGAGGCTGAATCTCTCATCGATCGTTTTTACGCATTACCGGAAATCCAGAGGAACATGTACGCGGATGATCAAGAGTCATACATCAAGACCATTACCAAGAAGATCGAGAAGAAACTAGAGCATTCTCAGAAGGTGGTCGAGGAGTTGGAGATGGATCATCTCATGTTCCAAATCCAAAATGGTAGAATGCTTGCTGACCTTTCTCAAACCGAGGTTGAGAAGTTAATGTCATATGCAAGTAAGAAGATCACGGTTTTGACGAGAGAGTTAGGTGCGGAACATCCGTATACAAGTGTCGACGAGCCATTTCTTGGAGATGAGATCCCAAAGGCTACGGATGTTGCACCTGAAGGTGACGATGAGGAGTACATGAAGGCCAATGAAGGAGAGAGCAGCAAGTCTGGTGGTGCGGACAATGCCTAA
- the LOC103846990 gene encoding nuclear transcription factor Y subunit A-10 isoform X1 — protein MQTEYCKEREELFSPPQASCLWNIAFGPPALTQESLSSDSFAGVKVVTPETESEQGGGKSSRDHVSKPHVAFAMQSSCFEFGFAQPTIYKKHPDHVGQYYGVISGYGSQISPNRVMLPLKMETEEDGTIYVNSKQYHGIIRRRQSRAKALLKNKINNFRKVKQPYMHHSRHLHAMRRPRGSGGRFLNTKKADAALQSRPSNPQSSEVFHPKNRTMTSSMETYGPNVSSSDVTSMNHFLSPSIYYNGGNMGIPSKWIATAMDIGCCNLKT, from the exons ATGCAAACTGAGTATTGCAAGGAGAGAGAGGAGCTTTTCTCGCCTCCACAGGCTTCTTGTTTGTGGAATATAGCTTTTGGACCTCCGGCGTTGACTCAGGAGAGCCTCTCCTCTGACTCATTCGCCGGAGTTAAGGTCGTTACTCCAGAGACAGAGTCAGAGCAAG GTGGGGGAAAGAGTTCAAGAGATCATGTGTCAAAGCCTCATGTTGCTTTCGCCATGCAATCTTCCTGCTTCGAGTTTGGGTTTGCTCAGCCAACG ATCTACAAAAAGCATCCTGACCATGTTGGCCAGTACTATGGAGTTATTTCAGGATATGGATCTCAGATATCACCAAACCGAGTCATGCTGCCTCTAAAGATGGAGACAGAAGAAGATGGTACGATCTATGTGAACTCAAAGCAGTACCATGGAATCATCAGGCGACGCCAATCTCGTGCTAAGGCTCTTCTCAAGAACAAAATTAACAATTTCCGTAAGGTAAAG CAGCCATATATGCATCACTCGCGCCATCTCCATGCTATGCGTCGTCCTAGAGGATCCGGCGGGCGTTTCTTGAACACCAAGAAAGCAGATGCGGCTTTACAATCTAGGCCAAGCAATCCTCAGAGTTCTGAAGTCTTTCATCCCAAAAACCGGACCATGACCTCATCGATGGAAACATACGGACCAAATGTCTCAAGTTCAGATGTTACAAGTATGAATCACTTTCTAAGTCCGTCGATCTATTATAATGGTGGTAATATGGGCATACCTAGCAAGTGGATTGCAACAGCAATGGATATTGGCTGCTGCAACCTCAAAACCTGA
- the LOC103846990 gene encoding nuclear transcription factor Y subunit A-10 isoform X2 — protein sequence MQTEYCKEREELFSPPQASCLWNIAFGPPALTQESLSSDSFAGVKVVTPETESEQGGGKSSRDHVSKPHVAFAMQSSCFEFGFAQPTIYKKHPDHVGQYYGVISGYGSQISPNRVMLPLKMETEEDGTIYVNSKQYHGIIRRRQSRAKALLKNKINNFRKVKPYMHHSRHLHAMRRPRGSGGRFLNTKKADAALQSRPSNPQSSEVFHPKNRTMTSSMETYGPNVSSSDVTSMNHFLSPSIYYNGGNMGIPSKWIATAMDIGCCNLKT from the exons ATGCAAACTGAGTATTGCAAGGAGAGAGAGGAGCTTTTCTCGCCTCCACAGGCTTCTTGTTTGTGGAATATAGCTTTTGGACCTCCGGCGTTGACTCAGGAGAGCCTCTCCTCTGACTCATTCGCCGGAGTTAAGGTCGTTACTCCAGAGACAGAGTCAGAGCAAG GTGGGGGAAAGAGTTCAAGAGATCATGTGTCAAAGCCTCATGTTGCTTTCGCCATGCAATCTTCCTGCTTCGAGTTTGGGTTTGCTCAGCCAACG ATCTACAAAAAGCATCCTGACCATGTTGGCCAGTACTATGGAGTTATTTCAGGATATGGATCTCAGATATCACCAAACCGAGTCATGCTGCCTCTAAAGATGGAGACAGAAGAAGATGGTACGATCTATGTGAACTCAAAGCAGTACCATGGAATCATCAGGCGACGCCAATCTCGTGCTAAGGCTCTTCTCAAGAACAAAATTAACAATTTCCGTAAGGTAAAG CCATATATGCATCACTCGCGCCATCTCCATGCTATGCGTCGTCCTAGAGGATCCGGCGGGCGTTTCTTGAACACCAAGAAAGCAGATGCGGCTTTACAATCTAGGCCAAGCAATCCTCAGAGTTCTGAAGTCTTTCATCCCAAAAACCGGACCATGACCTCATCGATGGAAACATACGGACCAAATGTCTCAAGTTCAGATGTTACAAGTATGAATCACTTTCTAAGTCCGTCGATCTATTATAATGGTGGTAATATGGGCATACCTAGCAAGTGGATTGCAACAGCAATGGATATTGGCTGCTGCAACCTCAAAACCTGA
- the LOC103846990 gene encoding nuclear transcription factor Y subunit A-10 isoform X3, whose amino-acid sequence MQTEYCKEREELFSPPQASCLWNIAFGPPALTQESLSSDSFAGVKVVTPETESEQGGGKSSRDHVSKPHVAFAMQSSCFEFGFAQPTIYKKHPDHVGQYYGVISGYGSQISPNRVMLPLKMETEEDGTIYVNSKQYHGIIRRRQSRAKALLKNKINNFRKQPYMHHSRHLHAMRRPRGSGGRFLNTKKADAALQSRPSNPQSSEVFHPKNRTMTSSMETYGPNVSSSDVTSMNHFLSPSIYYNGGNMGIPSKWIATAMDIGCCNLKT is encoded by the exons ATGCAAACTGAGTATTGCAAGGAGAGAGAGGAGCTTTTCTCGCCTCCACAGGCTTCTTGTTTGTGGAATATAGCTTTTGGACCTCCGGCGTTGACTCAGGAGAGCCTCTCCTCTGACTCATTCGCCGGAGTTAAGGTCGTTACTCCAGAGACAGAGTCAGAGCAAG GTGGGGGAAAGAGTTCAAGAGATCATGTGTCAAAGCCTCATGTTGCTTTCGCCATGCAATCTTCCTGCTTCGAGTTTGGGTTTGCTCAGCCAACG ATCTACAAAAAGCATCCTGACCATGTTGGCCAGTACTATGGAGTTATTTCAGGATATGGATCTCAGATATCACCAAACCGAGTCATGCTGCCTCTAAAGATGGAGACAGAAGAAGATGGTACGATCTATGTGAACTCAAAGCAGTACCATGGAATCATCAGGCGACGCCAATCTCGTGCTAAGGCTCTTCTCAAGAACAAAATTAACAATTTCCGTAAG CAGCCATATATGCATCACTCGCGCCATCTCCATGCTATGCGTCGTCCTAGAGGATCCGGCGGGCGTTTCTTGAACACCAAGAAAGCAGATGCGGCTTTACAATCTAGGCCAAGCAATCCTCAGAGTTCTGAAGTCTTTCATCCCAAAAACCGGACCATGACCTCATCGATGGAAACATACGGACCAAATGTCTCAAGTTCAGATGTTACAAGTATGAATCACTTTCTAAGTCCGTCGATCTATTATAATGGTGGTAATATGGGCATACCTAGCAAGTGGATTGCAACAGCAATGGATATTGGCTGCTGCAACCTCAAAACCTGA
- the LOC103846990 gene encoding nuclear transcription factor Y subunit A-10 isoform X4: MQTEYCKEREELFSPPQASCLWNIAFGPPALTQESLSSDSFAGVKVVTPETESEQGGGKSSRDHVSKPHVAFAMQSSCFEFGFAQPTIYKKHPDHVGQYYGVISGYGSQISPNRVMLPLKMETEEDGTIYVNSKQYHGIIRRRQSRAKALLKNKINNFRKPYMHHSRHLHAMRRPRGSGGRFLNTKKADAALQSRPSNPQSSEVFHPKNRTMTSSMETYGPNVSSSDVTSMNHFLSPSIYYNGGNMGIPSKWIATAMDIGCCNLKT; the protein is encoded by the exons ATGCAAACTGAGTATTGCAAGGAGAGAGAGGAGCTTTTCTCGCCTCCACAGGCTTCTTGTTTGTGGAATATAGCTTTTGGACCTCCGGCGTTGACTCAGGAGAGCCTCTCCTCTGACTCATTCGCCGGAGTTAAGGTCGTTACTCCAGAGACAGAGTCAGAGCAAG GTGGGGGAAAGAGTTCAAGAGATCATGTGTCAAAGCCTCATGTTGCTTTCGCCATGCAATCTTCCTGCTTCGAGTTTGGGTTTGCTCAGCCAACG ATCTACAAAAAGCATCCTGACCATGTTGGCCAGTACTATGGAGTTATTTCAGGATATGGATCTCAGATATCACCAAACCGAGTCATGCTGCCTCTAAAGATGGAGACAGAAGAAGATGGTACGATCTATGTGAACTCAAAGCAGTACCATGGAATCATCAGGCGACGCCAATCTCGTGCTAAGGCTCTTCTCAAGAACAAAATTAACAATTTCCGTAAG CCATATATGCATCACTCGCGCCATCTCCATGCTATGCGTCGTCCTAGAGGATCCGGCGGGCGTTTCTTGAACACCAAGAAAGCAGATGCGGCTTTACAATCTAGGCCAAGCAATCCTCAGAGTTCTGAAGTCTTTCATCCCAAAAACCGGACCATGACCTCATCGATGGAAACATACGGACCAAATGTCTCAAGTTCAGATGTTACAAGTATGAATCACTTTCTAAGTCCGTCGATCTATTATAATGGTGGTAATATGGGCATACCTAGCAAGTGGATTGCAACAGCAATGGATATTGGCTGCTGCAACCTCAAAACCTGA